From the Rhinopithecus roxellana isolate Shanxi Qingling chromosome 5, ASM756505v1, whole genome shotgun sequence genome, the window TACACAAGTGTAAAATAAAACGAATCCAATGAAGCATGCTCATCCCAGTATCTTAAACTTGGTGGTGCCTATCTACAGGTCCACACTCTGCGGCCCATGAGCATGGGGGCCTTTCTCATCCTCCAGGCCCGTCCTGGGTATCTCAGTGCTGGGCTGCAGGAGAGATATCCAATTCCTTCCCCCAAAACATCCTTCTATTTAATATATTGTTGCCCTGGACGAAAACACCCTAACTGCAATGACTTCTGTTGAAAGTGCAAAAAAGGCTTCCGTGAGGTGGGTTCATGGTTGTTACTGTATTCATCTTTCACCCTTGAGCTCAGAAAGACCTGCATCCCATGAATGAAGGGTTGGGAAAGGCATCTTTAGGAGGCATGGTCTACTGTGTGTTTCCAATTTTCCTGTACACAGCCAGCTTGCCAGTCCAGCTGTAGTCTGAGCATCAGCATTCTCTTCATTGTCTTCAAGGTCTACTTCCCACCAGTGAAATTAAATGTTTGAGTGCTGAGGGCTAAGGTACAGAGAAGCTCAAGTCTGCACAGTCTGATAGGAACTGGCCACTCCAGAACTTAGGCTATAACAAAAAAAGGTATTCACACTGTATGCTACTTAATGACCTAGtgccaaaaaaattgaaatggtaCTGTAAGTGATTCCCAATAATCATCTACCCTACCAGTGCCGGGGAACCTGTGCAAACAGAACGTGAACTATCACAACAGACTACAGCTGTCCTCTCcataaatactatatttttttaaagttctgtacATAGAAAGCAATTCATTCAAGTCTTAAGATGAATTTAAATCTATATGGCCAGTACATTTTTCCTAAAGATGAAATCATTTagcaagaaattttttttaacataaacagTCTGcctatttcctatttctttttgaaaagactTTTTAGAAAGAgtctaaattgtatttatttttcccctaAAATGTTAGTTTGTTATTTCATATTAGCACATGCAAGCAAAATTTACTcttaaatatattactttaatcTGGTTAATGTTTTGACATCTATAATTAATTGTAGTTTCAAACAGATGCAAGCCATGTCTGTGACCAGGTGCAAAATACAGAAATCATCTCCAGAAGTGGAGAGAAGACTCcaggaaaaaaagtgttttgtaaaaGTCCCAACTCAAAATAAGACTGCAGTGCCTTTTAAGGCACGAATTAACTGGAAACCTTTAAGGATTAACTATAAAGTAAATTGACACTGCCTGGAGTACtctttaagaaagtaaaaagggGAGATTTTCATAGACTCCCTCCGCCTCTTAAGGCCTTTGGATGCTGGCATGTCGCCAACAGGATgccattaaaacaaaatgtttctgcTTATTAAAACCAATGCCCatcattctcctcctcctcattgtCTAGATAGAGGAGGGCAACTTTCTTTTCATCTGAAATCACTGACCTTTGGTCTACCATTCTCTGGAGCTGCACCTTCTTATCAAACATGGCCTGCTCCTTGCCCTGTTCTCCATGGGCCTGGTCTCCTTCCCCAGCAGAGGCCTTAAAGCTCACGCCAACTGCCTGGTCATTCCTACTGTCCACGTCTGTCCAGGCACCACGGTCAGACACACCGCGATCTCCCGCTTCCTGTGTCCGGCTGCGGATCGCCTCTACGTTACTCACATCCATCTGAAAGGTAAACGAAGTTTCTTTGGGCCCTGGTGTAATGTGTCTTAGCGTTCTGCTGCTGTCTGCTAACCTGCCTAGCTCAGGGGAGTCCGCTGAACCAGCAAGCACAAATGTTCTGGACACGGGTCCATGGACAACAGCGTGTTCAGAGGTTTCCATTTCTGTAGGACCTAGTCGAATGTGCCTGAAGGATCTGCTAACGCCCGATGTCATTTCTGCCCCTGACGTGTCCCCTGCACTGTCCTCCTGAGGAGATTCAGAAACGACACTTTGGAAGGTGCTCTTTTCAGTCATAATGGTTTGTCTACCTAAGGTGTGACTATGAGTGGCCTGGTGCACATCTGCTGAGCCTTCTCCATGCACAATGCTCTCTGAGTCACCAGATCCCCTCGATTGGGGAACCAGCCCATGGTAAACGATCTGCTGGGTGGTCTGATGCCTCTGAGGCCCGATGCTGATGTGCCTGATGGATGTGCTGCTCCCTGGCAACCCTTCCATGTGTACAGAATCTCCTCTGACACCCAACTCCACCTTGTCTGAAAGTGGAGCAGTGAACTGTATTTGCCCACTGAACCCTTCTTTAGGGCCTAACTGGAGTTGCCTGACAGAAGTCTGGGTACCCACTGACTCTTCTTTTGCAAAATAATCACCAACCTTCCCTGCAGCAGAAATGGGGCCCTGAAAAATAATCTCCTTTTCAGCATGAAATTGTCTGGAGCCAAATGTGCTGCGCCTCCCCGATCCGTCCATATCTGCAGAAGACTCTGCTGGGCCAGGTTCTGGTGAGCCCCCCGCCTCCGgacaggcaggggcagggcctgggaagATGACTTCTCTGGACGGTGGACTTGGACCAGGACCCAGCGTGACATGCCTCACAGACCGGCTGGCTCCAGTAGAGCTCGCTGCCTGACTTAGGTCACCTCCCCCACTTACCTCCACCACTTCTGCAGTGGGTCCTTCATAGGACATTCGCTCAGTCCTCCAGACTTCAGAGGGGCCGAGTTTTACGTGCCTTGCAGCCTGGCTCACGTCCTCCAGCACCTGTGACTGGGCAAAGCCTGTGGGGCTGCTGACCTCCACAGTGGCCGACACTGGGCCCTGGCGAGTGTGCTGCCCCGAGCTGTGAGAGGCCCCACCAGCATCCTCACTCTCGCCTGCAGGGATGTACAGCTCCCGGGTGGCCCAACGCCTGAAGCGAACGCCAGCAGCCGGGGCCTCCGCTCCATCTTCCTCATCTGGGCTGCCAGGCGCTGGGCTGCGTTGCTTGCTCAGGCTCTCCCGAACCACCGATTCCACAGCTTTCTCCATTTCACTGGCCTCATCTCTGCTAAGCTCCTCCAGGTCTAACCGATCAGCATCCACAGTTTGTGAGACGTTGACTTCAGCAACCAGGGTCACGGAACCGCCACCAGCACCCTGGACCTTCTTGACGTCCACGGAAATGCTCCCTGGCCCGCCCTGCCCCTCTCTGGTGAGGGCAGACAGCTCTTCCCTCATGCGCTCGGGAAGGGTTTCCTCCAGCTGCCCGATCACCTCCACCAGCTGCTGGCGGGGCTCCTTGGAGGAGATGCCCTTCATGGAGGTATGGAATTCATGgggtattttaatttctttttcaatgaCTGTGGGTTCGGCATGAAATTCACCACTTCTAGCTTGTTCTTTCCAGTGAGTGGAACCCAGGTCCCCCTCCAGAGAGGACGCTGGGATCTCTGAAGGCTTCACAACCTTCTCGCCCACTGCACCATCCTTCTGTGTCCTCCTTCCAGTCCCCTGCACAATTTCATCCTGCCAAGAGTACCTGATGGTGGATTCCTCCTCGATGTGGATCTGCCCATACACCGAGCCATCATCTCTGTCGTGCCCCCCAGGGTATTCATCTGGAGTTGACACAAAATAACTCTGCTCGCTCTCTGAATCACCTGCCTCTGTCACTTCTTCAACGTGAGTCGTGTTCTCCTGGGGCTGCTTGGTCCTTTGATGCTGATTAACTGAGAATGTGACATCACTTTCTCCATAACCTTCCTCTTCCTTAACCAACCCCCAGGAGCCTGGGGACACATCTTCGACCTCCTCCACTTCGAATGGGACAGAAAACTCCTCTGGCTTCCCCTCGCTGACATAGCTCACAGGCTCCTCGACAATCTCCACGTTGACGACCTTTGCTCTCCCCTGCCTCCCTTTCAGGCCAAGGTTGATGACATCTCCTATCATCTGCTCGGCTGACCTGCCTTTCAGCCCCACTTCCTTAATATCCTTGCTTAAAAGGTAGTCCAGGCCAGCTTCATCAGAAACATCAACATCCTCAGTCAGTTTCGACTCCACAACTATTTcagtctttgttttcctttccccaGGAAGCTCTTTCCTGTCCACGTAAGTGACTTTTGTGTCTGGAAAAGAATCAGCAGATGCTTCTGTCTCTGGAGACTGAGTGAACTGCTTCAGGATACTGGTAACGATGTTTTCTGCTACGGTTTCTGTCATGGAATCGCCTTGCAGAGAACCAGTGGCATCTCTGGTGCCCAACGTGAACCGCAgctctcttgcttcagcctctctACCTGTCCCGCCACCAGCATCCTTCACAGGCATCTGCAAACCTTTCGGCGACACCTCTGCTCTTCTGTCCTGGGATCCTTCGAGACTAATCGGTATCTCTCTCTCTCGCACGCTCTTCTCCTTGGGTGAGTCCTTCTCCTTGGCCTTCTCCCTCATCTGCTGGCTTTCCCTCTGTCTCGCTTCCTTATCTAACTTTGTCAGTTCTTCCCATCTTAGGTTTCTCTCCTCGGAAGCCTTCTCTTTAGAATCGAACATTTTCTCTTCTGGCTTTGTTCGGATGGTTTCCGGTCTGTTTCTTTCTTGCTCCCTTGTGGctttcacttctgttttctttcccagAATGACGGTCCTCTCATTTGACCATGTGTTTTCCGAAGCACCTGCCGCCACATTGTCTCGGCGGTCCCGGTATGACTCACGGGCAACTGTGGAATCTTCAGCTCTGTAAACGGGGACCTCCCTTGTATCTCCAGCTTTTGGTCTGTCAGGGAATGTTTTCACTTGAGCCTCAGTATTTCTTAAAAGGTCATAGGTTGGAGAGAAACTTCTGACATTGGTTGAACTGTTGACGGTTTTTCCATATGAGTTTTCCTGCTGGGTAGTGGCTAAGGAAGAATATCCCGAGCCCAAGAAGCCTCTTCTGACATCACCTCCAGCAGATGTGCCCGTCTGAGATCCACGGTGTGCTGACAGGTTAGAACGCAGTGCCGAGCTGTGATTTAAACTCGCCAAAGGTGCTTTCTGCCTTGAAAatagatttctttcattttccctcTGTAATAGTGAGTCGGTATAGTGATAGGATTTGTTTCTGAATTCTGTAGAAATTGAACAAACAGTTCGTTAAAATGACAGGCATCATTACCCTTTTCCATCTAAAAGTATTGTTGCAAGTCAAATCCCATCCcatcataataaatatatactgttACCACAGAAAGctcattataaaaataagttatattcAGTGCCCAAATTATTTTTTGGCAGTTTACAAAATCCTGTTACAATAAAAGGTAGCACTACAAATACTTCAGCCTAACGCATTTCTCCAGTTACTGATATTAAAATACTCACTCATCTTAACATTAATCATAAAGCACAATGCATATCCCAAGGAGGTCAGAGGTGCAGTTTTTGGGCTGAAATTTCACAatcttatattttgaaatcattaatttctgctttttgagGTAAGTTTAATTTACTTACTTTAGCAGAGAAGGCTCTATAATTAAAAGTATATCATTATTAAACACCAAATAGCACTATCCTCCACTATTTAATATACTCTTATTTTTCACTGATTTCCATATTAGGCCAAGTATTAAAGAATGTaacttttttaaactttctgatcttttatttttacacttAACAACCTTCTTATCTGATATGGAACCAGTGCAGAAACACCCCAGTCTGTCTTAGCGTCATGAtcctgaacttgggaggtagtCCTCAGGGCTTCCAGCTTTGCTCCAGGCTGTTTGCTCTCCCTCAGCTCCAAATCACAACTGGGAAAATTTGAGCAAGGCCCTGGCTTACTTAGACTGTTGGTCTTCCTCGGAGCTCCTGGGCCcgttccttccttctcccctctctttAGCTTACATGATGGATGTCCAAACTTAGGTATCACCAGGTTAAAAATTTAGGTAAGTAAGTAAATCTTGAAATCTGGGGAGTTAATTCTTGTTTTAGAGATGTCATATGTTAACTGATGCCAGGCAGGCTGACCAATGCCTACCCTTCCATGAACACCTTTGCTTTTTTCAAACTTCCTCTCAGAATTAGAAGGAAAATTTGCTGCATGTTGTCTAAGACCAGATCCCTTCCAGTTATAGATGATTAGAATCCAAATATTATTCTCAACCCAGTGATGTGTGAAATCCATGAGGTGCctaaaagaaacaaggaagactAAAACCATGCTGCCTAAGGTGTGAACTCAACATTCTATACGTAATTTAATCGACACTTGCTTAGCCAGAGCTCTTTAAGATTCTATAGGgctttaaaaggttaaaaaacaagTTATCCCTCAGTTTCTTAGGATCTTTCTAATGAACATTAATTATCTTATGTCAGTTCTGCAGCCACAGGAAGGATGGGCCCTGTCCTGAGGCTCTTGGCCTGAATAAGATAGTCTTCAAGGCACCAAGACACATTTTCCTGAGCTGCCCACACCAACCTAGGGTGGTGGAAACAATGTAACCACTCCCATATCTCTTTCCTGTTAGGGTAGCAGGTTCCAGAGTATTGCCTGCCTGCCCTCCAAGGCCATACCTCCCTCTACAGGTGTAACAACCATAACCCTTGGTCTGGAAATGGAAGGAGTGTCTCTTCTAGGGGTGTGAAACACAAGTCCATGTGCATTCCTCCTCGCCCTCACACTGCCCAGTGCCATCAGCCCCTTCAGCTCCTGCATCCTGTCGAGAGAGGACCAAGTTTATCAAGCACCTTCCCAAACATTCTCATTCACATACCTGCAATTATGTCACACTAAACTAAAATCTATTTGGTACTTAAATGAGAGATGAATTCCTGTTATCTAAATACCATATCTAACCCGTTCTTCCAGATGATGGTGCTTTACTATCTAGCCACAGAATAAACAGTTCAGATACTTAAAGCTAAGTTAAATAATTAGCTTTTATTTACCTGATGGCATGTTTTCAATGTGCTCAGTCCAGATCACTATCTCTGGATTACTTTCTCCTTCCAATAAGGCCctgtaaaaataattgtaaaacatAATTCATTAGGAAATGAAAGAGTAAGAAGTGCCTCTAATAAAACGTATTATGTGGTATGTGCCAATGACCATAGTGTCACATGTTTTAGGACTTCTACCTGAAGAGGAGGCTTGGGCAGGGCTGCACCACAGGGCTTGCAAGCCCACCCACCAGCCTCAGCAGACCTGGGCCAGGCTGCCTGCTCTGCTCACCGCCACATCCCTGGCGCCCAGCATGACGCTCAACCCCTGCTAGCCCAATGAACAAAATGACCAGGCTAGGGCTTCAACAGTACTGGCGAGCCAAGCCTTTCCAGAAAGCTTTCTCAGTCCAGGGTGAAGAGGAGCAGGAACATGGGGGCACTGGAGAAATGTAGGCCCCAGGCATGCCCTGTCACCCCAGGCTAGAGGGCCCCAGAGCAGCTATACCCCCCACTGGGGTCTTCCTGGAGTCACAGCTTGGGGGGCAGCTTACAGAGGGCTGACCAGGAGCACAGCAGGGACTGACACTTGTAAGGCAGCCAAACTGCATCTGCAGTTTCAAACTGCCTTCCAGAGGGTCATCTTGGAGATGACAAAAAGAAGCAGAAGGCAGGCAGATGGAAAAGGTAGTGCTAAAGCGCCCCCTGTCAGTAGCACCCTCCCAATGCCAGTCCTAGGGGCCTCACTTCATCCAAATTGGTATCCTGTTATCTCCTTTAATAAAATGGTGAGAAGCACCCaatgaggtgatttttttttactacGTCTGCTCCAAAGTTCTAAAATTAGAGGTTTCATTAGGTTGTTCATGTCTACTGCTTCAGATCCCAGAGCTGAGGAGAGAGTGGTCCCAGCAGACCCAGCCTGCtggtgaggggcttagcaccggGATGCCTGTCAGTCACTCACGAAGACCCCCTGGGCTGCTGGTGGCTCTGGGTGCAACAGTTTCTCAGTTGCTAGAGCAACATGTGAAGTCACTAACTCCGGTTCCAAGAAATGCACTGCACACGGCAAAAGGCATCCAGAACCAGAGCCCACTGAGAAATGCCAATCTTACGGCTGAGAGCTGGGCACAAAAACGGAGCAGGGTGCCCACACCCGAGCAGGGACTTGGCAGCTTGGACAAACTGCACCGAGTTAACTGCATCTAGTTAAACACAGTGAGCCCCATGAACATGAGAACCCTGTGGGCAGCTGGAATAAAGCAAAGAAGGCACGAGGCGCTCTCCCGAAGGTGCACACAGCGGGCCCGCCCCAGAGCGGTGACTGCAGAGCACTTGTGTGTGGATGGGGGATGTGCAGGAGCCTGAGTCAAGAGCCCCAACCCTTCGCTCAGGGCAGAAGCCAGGAAACAGGACACCAACCCATTAATCCCACACCCCCATGACCAAGCATTTTAGGTTCCAGGAACGCAAACAGCTTTCACTACTGAGAAAGTTCTGAGGTCTATATAATCAGAGGAACATTCAGGATAAAGCCAGGCTCCAAGGGTCTGCACCCCAGGATGACAGCAGCAGAAGAGGTGGCGTCCTACAGCTGAGGAGCTAGAGTAGGGTGTGGGGAGAAAGACTAGGTTCCAGTTTAGATCCTCCCGGCCTGGCTTAGCTGCCAACCTTGGGTACCACGGGGCCTCTCCCTTGAGCTGCCCAAGTTAGAACGAAAGGTATGTTGCTGTCCAGGGAAAAATATGTCTTCCCCACCCCTCCAAGAGGAATGGTTCTGCTCCTCTTCCAGGAGAATTCCAAAGCATCACCAAACCTTCATAGAGTTCAGGACCCTGAGGTACAAGAGATAGGCACCAGCCCTGCGTGGGGCTTCTGGCCTGGTTCAGGAGACAAGATACAGCCCCACGGCCTCCCCTTTCTAGGCCTGTACAATCCCTGGCTGACACCGAGCACCATGCATTGTGGTCACTCTCATGTCTGTATTTAACAGTCGAAGCCACCCCCAACCCAGGGCCTATGGCCGCATCCTCGCTCTATAGGTGAGAAGACCGGGGCGCAGAGATAGCGTCTTGGTCAAGGGCACACAGCTCaccaataaagagaaaaatgcaaacccaggcagcctgagCTCTCAGCCCCCTCCCCTGTGATATCGCTAAGCCTCCCAGTGAGGCTAGAGACCATGGTATTGCATACAAATTTCAGAAAGCATAAATCCTGCAGATAGACCCTCCGGGCCATATTAATGAAAGTAAATTCTCTTTGTGATTTCATCCAATATGGCCCTGCAGAGCTCTCCTATGAGAGTAAGAAGCTCCTGCTGGAGAAGGAGCTGTCCCTCATCTGTGTCCTCTCAATGGCTGGATCCTAGCAGGCAGGGACACATGTCACCTTTACTATCTGTGAGCACCCGGCTGGGCACTGGCCATTAAGTTCATGCTTAGGGTGGCACACCCAGCCCAATGGCAGCCACCAGCCTTCCGCACAGCCCCAGGACTACACGGCGAAGTCACCAACAAGACTCTGAGGAGAAGCCAGAAACTACGATTTCCTCTAAAGCTCTGCGAGGGACATTTTTAAGGAATAGGTTTGTACCACTTTAAGAAATGGGTAGACTGTTCTCTGAGGCTGCAATCAAACCTGGTTATTTTGAGAGCGGTGGAGGAAATCTGCCCCCAAGCCTCAGGGACTGTGAGAAATGCCAATCCCCTGGGTCATGGGCTATTGCGGGCATTTCACATAGCGCCACAGGTTGGTGGCCCCTTACGCAGGAAAATAAGCCAAAGTGCAAGAAAATCCACGTCCCTGGCCTCGTTAAGGAGCCCAAGACAAATCCACAGCGCAGAAGCCGGCTGTAATGTGGCCTCTGGCCAGGCGCCAGGCCCTAATGGGCCACCCGGTGTCCTGAGCAGGCCCCAAGGCAAGGCTCTCCGTCTGGGATAGATTATCCTAATGGAATTTCTGAACAATCTGCCGTGATTCAGCACTGCGGGCACAAGGCCACCGCTCTGTGCAGCCCCATAAATGAGGCACTGTCAGGATGTTCCCAGAAGCCAGGCCTGTGAGGGAGCctgccggggccggggccggggcctgGGCCTGTGGGTGGTTCACACGGTGCTTCCTAGCAAACAGCAGGTGGAGAAGTACATAGAAGAAAGGGAGGCTCCCGAGCTGGAGGAGCCACAGAACCGCCTCCCTCGGCTCCTCACTGTGCCAAAGGGAGCCAAGCTCCACACAGAGTGGAGGCACCGCCTGGGTCACCCCAGATGCGGGCCCGTGGCTGGTCAGTCACCGGGAAGACCAGGAAGCAGAAGGGAGCAGGCAGCGGGGAGTTCCATTCCCATGACCAGCAATGCCACCTGAAAGGGAAAGGTGAGACGACCACCGGCTTCGTAGGAAGGATAACAGGAGGTAACGTGACAGTGCTGGGCCATTTCAAGGCATCCCTTCTGGGGTCAGTATTCAATCACATGCCAGAGCCATCTCTAGGTCAATActagagactgaaaaaaaaaatcagataatcaACAGAGGCAAACATTACTTATTAAACAGAGAGGAAACGCAGGACAAAGCTCTGGAGTCAGGATGTCTGGATTCAAATCTGGGGCCTGCTGCTTCCTAGTTCTGTGACCCTGGCAGGCCGCTCAAACCcactgtgactcagtttccccatttctgAAATGGAGAGAACTCACAGGTTTGCAGTAGGAACTAATCAAGCAGCAGAAAGTTCTCAGAACCATGGCTGTCACAGAATAAGAGCTCACTAAACATCAGCGATCACGTCATCACCACCTCCTCTACATCCTCCAAAGAAAACTGATTTCCAGCTAACTAAAATGAGTCCACAAGGGAAAGGATTGTGGATCACCTGTATTTTATGGTTAACTGaatgttaactcatttatttgGCCAGCAACCAAAGGTACTGGTCGATCCTTTCAACTATATAttcgatttatttatttatttacaggatcttgctctgtcacctaggctggagtgcagtggtgccatctcggctcactgcaacctctgcctcccaggcttaggtgatcctcccacccccgcctcccaaggggctgggactacaggcacgtgccaccacacccagctggttgtttttgtattatttgtagagatggggtttcaccatgttgcccaggctggtctccaactcctgggctcaagtgatccgaccacctcagcctcccaaagtgctaggattacaggcatgagccaccatgcccaaccctatTCTTAAAACTACAAGATTTTATTCACTTCAAGTATTTTATCTAGTAATCAGATAAgttcacatatttttataagtCTTCCCAAAAAAGGTGGGAtctaacttaaaaatatatatatatatacttctgcAAAACCTTGAGGAAACCCCTAAGAAACGTTTTCCTTTGAAGAGACATGTGAAAAGGTACAGGTGGCCTAAAAATAATGGAGCAATCAGAAATGTCACTAGAATGATGAGATGTAAACATCAGGAGTCCTCTGTGTTGCTACATTAGCAGTCTACATTGAGACCAGAGACCACATcatatttttctccattaaaaCATGCTGTTTCTGCCAACTGGgattagaaagaagaaacaggaagcTTCCCATGCCCTTCCTGGCACACACAACATATTTTTTGATGTTGTTTCTAACCTAACCTTTTAAAAGGACTTTTGCCTTAAAGACCCCAGGCAGTAAATACATCTCTGCATTACATTTTCCTATCTGCCGACGGCAGGCTTCCTTTGGGATTTTTCTACTGAAAAATCATTTTGACCcagctttccattttttctttcaggtGAAATTTAGAACAATTATAATATCTTTCATCTCCCAAAAGGTAGAACACAAAAGCCTCTTTTTGGATTCGTACAGAGACCGCACTGTCTGTCTTCCAGACCAGAAACCTAGGATTGGCCTCATGTCATGCACACTGTTTCTGCATCCTTCTGTTCTGGGGTTTCTGCACTGTCCACTCCTGGGCATTCTTGCATTTGTTGTTTCAATATTGAGTATCTTTTTTGAAAGATTATGTTTTCTAACAGCTTCTTGCTGATAACTGGGCTCTATGCTGAGTGTGTGTATGGGGAGGCTGTTTCTTTTCTATCTGTGCTTCTGCACGTCGTCAGTCTGTAGAATCTGGACCAGATCTTCACATCGGCAGTGAGAGGGTTTGGGACGCTGCAGGTTCTGGACATTGCTAGGGTTTTCACCATCTTATCATCAATTACCATCCAACTATTCACAAGCACTTGCTTTGCAGACTCTGTGCCAGCCTGCAGAGGGTGACAGCAACACGTCTCTCCTATTTCCTTACCTCTCAGTCCCTCAGGCTCCTGCCTCCTGCCACAGCCACCTCCATCAGGTCTACACACCTGGGCGCTAGCGACTGCAGGCAACTTCGGAAGCCTCCCTGCAGCCACCCAGACACCCCATCCCTCCCAGCACTGCAGGCCTCCTGCACTCTGCCTGCCGCTGCCTCCCCAGCACCGCCTACTCTCGCCACAGTGCTGGCCCTGGGACTGCCCCCGCAGGCCCCAGAAAGCCCCACAGAGGCTTCCCAGCATGCAAGGCCCCTGCACTCTGCCTCATTCCCAGACCTCTCCACACCCCCCTTGCACGTTCCTCTCTCAACTTACTCTCTTATTCAAACTTGCCCACCTGGAGCTCCTTCCTGATTCCTTTCTGCCAGTCCAATTCCCatctccccacttccccaccaCCCAGAGGCCCAAACCCCACATCCCTTTGCAAATCTCTTCTCATCACCTCGGTCTGAAGTGCTCCATCCAGCGGTGACCCATGGACAGCTTTCCCTGTTAGGTGGCAGTGAACCATCAACACTACCTCCTAGGAATGTGCGTTCTATTATTGGAACATGCTTGACTTTTTACCTCAACATTGTGTGTCCCCCCTGCCACGCTACCCCCTACTGtccatctccctctctcctctatGTCTGCTCAACTGTCCCCTTCTTTCAAGACTTTCATCCATCTCAAATCCCTCTAGAAGCCTCCCTGGATTCTCACAACTCCCTCGCCAGCTCCAGAAGCCTCGTGCTGGAGGGTCTCTGGTGGCCCTTTGGGTTCCCTGCCCTGCAGCAGACTCCCCAGATCCATGCTGCCTCATCTACCGCCCATGTTCCTTGACATGAAGCCCACACTGGCAGTATCTTTGCAGGCCCCCACCCAG encodes:
- the SYNM gene encoding synemin isoform X2 is translated as MLSWRLQTGPEKAELQELNARLYDYVCRVRELERENLLLEEELRGRRGRESLWVEGQARCAEEARSLRQQLDELSWATALAEGERDALRRELRELQRLDAEERAARGRLDAELGAQQRELQEALGTRAALEALLGRLQAERRGLDAAHERDVRELRARAANLTMHFRARATGPAAPPPRLREVHDSYALLVAESWRETVQLYEDEVRELEEALRRGQESRLQAEEETRLCAQEAEGLQREALGLEQLRARLEEELLRMREEYGLQAQELQRVIDCLEDEKATLTLAMADWLRDYQDLLQVKTGLSLEVATYRALLEGESNPEIVIWTEHIENMPSEFRNKSYHYTDSLLQRENERNLFSRQKAPLASLNHSSALRSNLSAHRGSQTGTSAGGDVRRGFLGSGYSSLATTQQENSYGKTVNSSTNVRSFSPTYDLLRNTEAQVKTFPDRPKAGDTREVPVYRAEDSTVARESYRDRRDNVAAGASENTWSNERTVILGKKTEVKATREQERNRPETIRTKPEEKMFDSKEKASEERNLRWEELTKLDKEARQRESQQMREKAKEKDSPKEKSVREREIPISLEGSQDRRAEVSPKGLQMPVKDAGGGTGREAEARELRFTLGTRDATGSLQGDSMTETVAENIVTSILKQFTQSPETEASADSFPDTKVTYVDRKELPGERKTKTEIVVESKLTEDVDVSDEAGLDYLLSKDIKEVGLKGRSAEQMIGDVINLGLKGRQGRAKVVNVEIVEEPVSYVSEGKPEEFSVPFEVEEVEDVSPGSWGLVKEEEGYGESDVTFSVNQHQRTKQPQENTTHVEEVTEAGDSESEQSYFVSTPDEYPGGHDRDDGSVYGQIHIEEESTIRYSWQDEIVQGTGRRTQKDGAVGEKVVKPSEIPASSLEGDLGSTHWKEQARSGEFHAEPTVIEKEIKIPHEFHTSMKGISSKEPRQQLVEVIGQLEETLPERMREELSALTREGQGGPGSISVDVKKVQGAGGGSVTLVAEVNVSQTVDADRLDLEELSRDEASEMEKAVESVVRESLSKQRSPAPGSPDEEDGAEAPAAGVRFRRWATRELYIPAGESEDAGGASHSSGQHTRQGPVSATVEVSSPTGFAQSQVLEDVSQAARHVKLGPSEVWRTERMSYEGPTAEVVEMDVSNVEAIRSRTQEAGDRGVSDRGAWTDVDSRNDQAVGVSFKASAGEGDQAHGEQGKEQAMFDKKVQLQRMVDQRSVISDEKKVALLYLDNEEEENDGHWF
- the SYNM gene encoding synemin isoform X3, with the translated sequence MLSWRLQTGPEKAELQELNARLYDYVCRVRELERENLLLEEELRGRRGRESLWVEGQARCAEEARSLRQQLDELSWATALAEGERDALRRELRELQRLDAEERAARGRLDAELGAQQRELQEALGTRAALEALLGRLQAERRGLDAAHERDVRELRARAANLTMHFRARATGPAAPPPRLREVHDSYALLVAESWRETVQLYEDEVRELEEALRRGQESRLQAEEETRLCAQEAEGLQREALGLEQLRARLEEELLRMREEYGLQAQELQRVIDCLEDEKATLTLAMADWLRDYQDLLQVKTGLSLEVATYRALLEGESNPEIVIWTEHIENMPSEFRNKSYHYTDSLLQRENERNLFSRQKAPLASLNHSSALRSNLSAHRGSQTGTSAGGDVRRGFLGSGYSSLATTQQENSYGKTVNSSTNVRSFSPTYDLLRNTEAQVKTFPDRPKAGDTREVPVYRAEDSTVARESYRDRRDNVAAGASENTWSNERTVILGKKTEVKATREQERNRPETIRTKPEEKMFDSKEKASEERNLRWEELTKLDKEARQRESQQMREKAKEKDSPKEKSVREREIPISLEGSQDRRAEVSPKGLQMPVKDAGGGTGREAEARELRFTLGTRDATGSLQGDSMTETVAENIVTSILKQFTQSPETEASADSFPDTKVTYVDRKELPGERKTKTEIVVESKLTEDVDVSDEAGLDYLLSKDIKEVGLKGRSAEQMIGDVINLGLKGRQGRAKVVNVEIVEEPVSYVSEGKPEEFSVPFEVEEVEDVSPGSWGLVKEEEGYGESDVTFSVNQHQRTKQPQENTTHVEEVTEAGDSESEQSYFVSTPDEYPGGHDRDDGSVYGQIHIEEESTIRYSWQDEIVQGTGRRTQKDGAVGEKVVKPSEIPASSLEGDLGSTHWKEQARSGEFHAEPTVIEKEIKIPHEFHTSMKGISSKEPRQQLVEVIGQLEETLPERMREELSALTREGQGGPGSISVDVKKVQGAGGGSVTLVAEVNVSQTVDADRLDLEELSRDEASEMEKAVESVVRESLSKQRSPAPGSPDEEDGAEAPAAGVRFRRWATRELYIPAGESEDAGGASHSSGQHTRQGPVSATVEVSSPTGFAQSQVLEDVSQAARHVKLGPSEVWRTERMSYEGPTAEVVEMDVSNVEAIRSRTQEAGDRGVSDRGAWTDVDSRNDQAVGVSFKASAGEGDQAHGEQGKEQAMFDKKVQLQRMVDQSLSSGVASSYQTVQT